TTGCTTTATTCCGTTGCAGGAAAACAAAGTAATTATTATTTCTATAATAATAGAGTGGCTACCTCACAAAAAAAATACGAGAAGATATTCGGATACTCTTGATACTGAATAATATAGTTCGGTTAGTTACAATAAAGCGCTCACTTGCGCATAAATCTGTTTATCTGTGAAGTGGTTCATTTTAATAGCGCCTGATGGACAAGCACTACTACAAGCGCCGCAGCCTTTACATACTGCCTCTATAACTTTAGCTCTTCTTTCTTCATCGCGCTCTATTGCGTTATAAGAACAAAGAGCTATGCAAATCCCGCAAGCGCTACATCTGTCTTTATTAACAACTGCGTTTGTAGGCTCTGTGAGTACATAGCCATTGATTAATGGCACACTTGCCCTAGATGCAGCGCCTAATGCTTGAACTGTACTCTCTTTTACGTCTTTGGGGCTATGAGCAGTACCGCAAAGATATATGCCATCAGTTGCGAACTCTAACGGGCGGAGTTTGACATGCGCTTCAGCGAAAAACCCATCTTGCCCAAGCGGCACTTTTAAAAATTTAGATAGCTTCTCTGCGTCAGGATTTTGAATTAGTGGTGTAGAGAGCACTACCAAATCAGTATCATACTCAAAAGTTCTGTTCAGCAGTTCGTGATAGAATTTAACTTTTGTTTTTCCGTTTTCAAGAACAACTTCTGGCAAACGCTCTGAAGAATATTTTTTAAATCTTACGCCTAACTCCCTGCTCTTTCTATAGAGCTCCTCAAATTCTGTGCCGTAAATTTGAATTCCATTATGTAGTACTGAGATTTTTGTTTTAGGCAGAGTTTCTTTGATTAATATTGCATTTTTTATAGCATTTATACAGCATATTCTGGAGCAGTAACTAAAAACTTGTCCTCTAGCGCCTACGCACTGAATAATAATTATATTATTTACATCTGTAAGTTTTCCAGCTCTTAATAATTTTTCAAGCTGAAGCTGCGTAATTACGTTTTCGTTTTTGCCATATCCATATAAATCAGTAGGCTCGTATTCTATTGCACCTATTGCAACTATTATTGTGCCTACTTTTAGTTTTAGTTTTCTTTTATGGTCAGATATAGTTACAATATAATTGCCAATATATCCTTCAACATCTTCTATATTCGATTTTGTAAGCACCTTGATTTTCTTATGTTTGACAACCTTCTCTATCAGCGGTTTTAAAAAATCTAATGGGGCTTGGTTTGTAAAATACAACTTATTAAGTTGTCTTACCATCCCACCAAGTTCTTTTTCCTTTTCAACGAGATAGGTTTCAATCCCATAGTTCGCAAGAGTGAGACTCGCAGTTAGACCTGCCACACCAGCACCGATAACAAGCGCTTTAGACTCCACGTCTATTTTTAGTTCCTCTAGAGACTCTAGAAATCTGGCTTTAGCAACTCCAGCTCTGATCAAATCCTTAGCTTTAGCAATTGCTCTTTCTGGCTCATTCATATGAACCCACGAACAGTGCTCTCTAATATTAACAAACTCGAACAGATAAGGATTCAAGCCCGCCTCTTTACAAGTGCTCCTAAATAATTTTTCATGAGTTCTTGGAGTACAAGATGCTACTATTACTCGGTTAAGATCTTGCTCTTCAATAGCCTTCTTTATCGCCTTTCTACCATCTTCTGAGCACGTGTAAAGATTGTGTTCAGCATGAACTACATTGGGTAGTGTTTTGGCATAATCTACAACACCTGGCACATCAATAAAGCCGCCTATATTCTTACCGCAGTGGCAAACAAATACTCCTATTCTTTGCTCGTTCATTTATCTCCTCATAATTATTTCTGCAGCTCTTGCTGCTGCTGCACTCCCTTGCGCTACACTTTCAGGTATGTCCTTAGGCGCTTCACAGTACCCAGCTACGAAAATACCTTCTCTAGTTGTATCTACTGGTGCATCTAGAGGATTTGGTATTCTGAAGAATCCATATTCATTCAATTCTACACCTAAGATTGACGCTATTTCTCTCACATCCTCTCTAGGTAGCAATGTGGTAGCGAGCACTACAAGTTCTGCGTTTAATGTTCTTAATTCTGAAGTAACTGTATCTTCATACCACACACGAAGTGCGCTACCACCATTTCCTGTAATCCTTCCAGGTTTGGCTCTTATATATTTTATTCCATATTCGTTTTTTGCTCTATCCACGTATTCTTGAAAACCTTTGGACAGCGCACGCAAATCTGTATAGAACACCCAACAATCGATATCCTTTTCATGCTCTTTAGTTATCATCGCTTCTTTAGTTGCATGCATACAGCAGACTGCACAGCAATACGGATGGTCATGTTGCATATCGCGTGAGCCTACACACTGAATAAAAGCTATTGTTTTCGGTTTTTTCTTGTTACTTCTTTTTATAATCTTTCCTTCTGTAGGACCTGAAGCTGAAAGTATTCTTTCATATTCTAGTGCGGTTAGCACATCTGGGTATCTGCCATAGCCGTATTCAGTTAGCTCATAAGGTAGATAAGGCTCGAATCCAGTAGCTACTATAATTGCACCTACTTCGAGTTCTAGAATTTCTTCTTTCTGCTCGTAAATAATAGCTTTAGGCTCGCACGCTTTTTCGCATTCTTTGCATTCGCTGCAACCAGCGCAATTAAGACATCTTTTTGATTCTTCGATTGCTTGCTGCTCTGTAAAACCTAAGTTTACTTCTGCAAAATTTTTTATTCTTTCCTGAGCTGGTAGTTGCAACTGCTTTACTCTTGCCTTTTTCGGAACTGCTTTAATATCAACTTCTTCTATCCCAACCACATGCTTCTCTTCTCTCTTTAATTCTAAACTTTCGCCTTTCAGGTATTTGTCGATAGAAACAGCTGCTTGGTAGCCATCTGCAATTGCTTCAACGACCGTAGAAGGGCCTCTTACAAGGTCTCCGCCTGCAAAAATACCTTTTAAATTTGTAGCAAGTGTATTTGAATCTACTGATAAAGTGCCTTTTTTTGTGAGCTCAAAATTGTTGGCTTTCAAAAAGTTTATTTCTGTTTCCTGTCCGATAGCAGGTATTATCATATCTGCATCTATAATGAACTCGCTCCCTTTGATTGGTACAGGCTTTCTTCGCCCTGTTTCGTCAGGCTCGCCAAGTTCCATTCTAATACATTCCAGCCCTACAACTTTTCCATCTTTACCAATGATTTTTGTTGGCGCTACTAGATAATTTATCCTCACGCCCTCTTCTTCTGCCTCCAAAATCTCCCACTCGTTTGCAGGCATCTCTGCTCTTGACCGCCTATACAATATAAAAACTTCTTTAGCCCCTAACCTTAGTGCAGAGCGAGCTGAATCAATTGCAACGTTGCCGCCACCGATTACTACAACTTTACTACCGACCTTGACTTTCTTATTTAGATTTAAATCTCTTAGGAAAATAATGCCGTGAAGAACTCCTTGCAGTTCTTCGCCAGGAATTTTTAACTTTCTGCTCTTATGCGCACCGATAGCCACAAATACTGCATCGTAACCTTTTAGACTAGTGATACTTTCTATTTTTGTGTTTGTTTTTATTTCTACACCCNNNNNNNNNNNNNNNNNNNNNNNNNNNNNNNNNNNNNNNNNNNNNNNNNNNNNNNNNNNNNNNNNNNNNNNNNNNNNNNNNNNNNNNNNNNNNNNNNNNNNNNNNNNNNNNNNNNNNNNNNNNNNNNNNNNNNNNNNNNNNNNNNNNNNNNNNNNNNNNNNNNNNNNNNNNNNNNNNNNNNNNNNNNNNNNNNNNNNNNNNNNNNNNNNNNNNNNNNNNNNNNNNNNNNNNNNNNNNNNNNNNNNNNNNNNNNNNNNNNNNNNNNNNNNNNNNNNNNNNNNNNNNNNNNNNNNNNNNNNNNNNNNNNNNNNNNNNNNNNNNNNNNNNNNNNNNNNNNNNNNNNNNNNNNNNNNNNNNNNNNNNNNNNNNNNNNNNNNNNNNNNNNNNNNNNNNNNNNNNNNNNNNNNNNNNNNNNNNNNNNNNNNNNNNNNNNNNNNNNNNNNNNNNNNNNNNNNNNNNNNNNNNNNNNNNNNNNNNNNNNNNNNNNNNNNNNNNNNNNNNNNNNNNNNNNNNNNNNNNNNNNNNNNNNNNNNNNNNNNNNNNNNNNNNNNNNNNNNNNNNNNNNNNNNNNNNNNNNNNNNNNNNNNNNNNNNNNNNNNNNNNNNNNNNNNNNNNNNNNNNNNNNNNNNNNNNNNNNNNNNNNNNNNNNNNNNNNNNNNNNNNNNNNNNNNNNNNNNNNNNNNNNNNNNNNNNNNNNNNNNNNNNNNNNNNNNNNNCAGATAGCACTCAGCCATTTTCGGAGATAGTATGCAAATAGAGCAATCATTAGTTGGAAAAGTTTTGTCTAACTGAGACATTCTACCGCCAATGCTCGGAGAGCGCTCTACAAGCCAAACTTTCATACCTTTTTCAGCTAGATCCAGAGAAGCTTGTATCCCAGCGATACCGCCACCGATTACCAGTACAGGTTTCGTTCTAGCCATAATTTTGACCTCATTCTATCAAATACGACCTGAGCAAGATCGCATACATCAATTTTCTCTATCTTTCTAATTTTTTCAAGGGTTTCACTTTCATACATAGCGCATCTAAAATGAATCTGGCATTTAGGGCACGCAGTAATTAGAGTATCGGCACCTGTAGCTCTTGCTTCTGCAATTCTTTCTAACTGAATTTGCTTGCTATTACTGTCGCAATTCAGCCACGCGCTAACCCCGCAGCAAGAACTATCTGCTTTGTTTCGTTCCATTTCTACAAATTTATCGTCAAAGATGGTTGTAAGAATATTTCTAGGTGCATCATATATGCCGAGATGTCTACCCAGCCTGCAGGGATCTTGGTAAGTTACTCTCCTATCATCTTTTTCGATTTTTAGTTGCCCTTTCCTAATAAGTGCAGAAATGAACTCTGATAAATGTAGAACTTCAAAATTAAGCTCCCCCACGTACTCTGGGTAGTCTTTCTTAAAAGTTCTATAGCATTCAGGACACGAAAAAATAACTGTGTGCGCATTTGTTTTTTTAACCGCTTCAAGATTAAGCTTTGCAAGTTGTTCGAACTCCTCCGTTTCACCTTGCCATAATAAATCGTGCCCGCAGCACCGCTCTTCACTCATAACGGCAGGAGTTATTCCTAGATAGTTAAGAACTCCAACCGTGCTTTTAACTATTTCCTTACCCTTAAACCCGATATCTTTATACAGCTCTTCGTAATATGGTAGGCAACCTGCAAAATACAAATACTCGCCTTTTTGGGATGTTTTTAAATTTTCCAGCCAAGTACTTCTGTTGGGCTTGATTCCNNNNNNNNNNNNNNTTCTCATTAACGAGAGCATAGCACCTGCTTTGGAGCATCTACCGCTTTCACCGAGTTTACGAGCTTTTGTACGCGCGCCTTTGATAAACTCTACATACTGCACTTCCGAGGGGCATTTCACGCCACATAAATTACATGTTGTACACTGCCATAGATACTTATCACTGTAGATTTCTTTATCGAGTTCTTCCAGTGCTTTTTCAATTATCATTCTTGGCGAAAAGCCTGGATAATATTTTGTTATCTGGCATGCAGAAGTGCATTTACCGCATTCCAAGCAGTAGTAGGCTTTGGTGTTTTTAATTAACGTTTCTATGTCTATAATTTTACTTTCATAATACTTCTCCAACTTAATAGGGTTAGGTCCTAAAGTTTTTAAGTAGTCTACAAAATTTTGGACTACAGATGCGAATTTTTTACCTTCCGATGCTGATATCCATTCCATTCTTACACGTTCTGATTTTAAGCCTGCTAGCTCTGTTATCTTTTTAACTGCTTTCACCTTTTCTTCTGCTTTTTCATTCCCTGATATGTAATGGCAATCGCCTGGATGGCAGCCTGCTACTAACACGCCATCTGCACCTAATTCCAAAGCTCTGAGAATGTGAGCAGGCTCTATCCTACCTGAACACATTACTCTTACAATATATACGTTTGGAGGATATTTTATTCTACTTGTGCCTGCTAGGTCAGCGCCTGCATAGGCGCACCAATTGCAGCAGAAAGCTATAATTTTAGGCTCGAATACCATTAGCTGCTCCACATTATACCTTCTATAGTTGCGATTATCTGGTTATTTGCAAAATGTTTGACTGTAATAGCGCCGTTACAGCAAGCTGCAGAGCATGCTCCGCACCCTTCGCATACGGCGGGATTAACTTGCGCTACAAGCCGTTTCTCTGGAGTTTCTTTTAACTCCAAAGCTTTGTACTCGCATATTTCTATGCACTTACCGCATCCTCTACAAATTATTTCATCTACAACAGCTACAGCTGGAGAACGAAATAATTTTTTGTTAGAAATTATGCCTAGAGCCTCTGCTGNNNNNNNNNNNNNNNNNNNNNNNNNGTCAGGAATATCTTTTGGCGCTTGGCAACAACCTGCAAGGAAAATTCCGCTGACTCTTGAATCTACAGGTCTTAACTTAGGATGCGCTTCAAGAAAGAACCCATCTGTACCATATGCAGTTCTGAGTAAGGTACCTAACTCTTTTGAATCCTTTCTCTGTACCAAGCCTGTAGCTAATACAACTAAATCAGTTTCCTCTTCGTAGACCTCTCCTGTGAGTGTGTCTTCACCTCTTACAATAACTTTGCCTGCTTTTTTGTAGACCTCGCCAACACTGCCGCGCCTATAAATAACACCTTCGTTTTTTACTCTATCATAGAACTCTTCAAATCCTTTACCAAAAGCTCTTACATCTGTATAGCAAACAATGACTTCGCAATCGGGTATTTTCTCTTTGATTAAATGAGCTTGTTTTGCAGTATACATGCAGCATACTCTAGAGCAGTACTCGTTGCCCACTTGTTTATCTCTTGAGCCTACACATTGTATGAAAATTGCTTTTTTGGGTTTTTTACCATTGATAATAATTTCACCGCCTGTAGGACCGCTTGCGGAACTGAGACGTTCAAATTCCAAGCCGGTAATAACTTCTTGATATTTGCCGTAGCCGTATTCTGGTTTTAAAGATGCATCGAAAATATCGAATCCGGTAGCTACTACAATTGCACCTACTTCGAGTTCTAGAGTTTCTTCTTTCTGGTCGTAAATAATAGCTTTAGGCTCGCACGCTTTTTCGCATTCTTTGCATTCGCTGCAACCAGCGCAATTAAGACATCTTTTTGATTCTTCGATTGCTTGCTGCTCTGTAAAACCTAAGTTTACTTCTGCAAAATTTTTTATTCTTTCCTGAGCTGGTAGTTGCAACTGCTTTACTCTTGCCTTTTTCGGAACTGCTTTAATATCAACTTCTTCTATCCCAACCACATGCTTCTCTTCTCTCTTTAATTCTAAACTTTCGCCCTTCAGGTATTTGTCGATAGAAACAGCTGCTTGGTAGCCATCTGCAATTGCTTCAACGACCGTAGAAGGGCCTCTTACAAGGTCTCCGCCTGCAAAAATACCTTTTAAATTTGTAGCAAGTGTATTTGAATCTACTGATAAAGTGCCTTTTTTTGTGAGCTCAAAATTATTGGCTTTCAAAAAGTTTATTTCTGTTTCCTGTCCGATAGCAGGTATTATCATATCTGCATCTATAATGAACTCGCTCCCTTTGATTGGTACAGGCTTTCTTCGCCCTGTTTCGTCAGGCTCGCCAAGCTCCATTCTAATACATTCCAGCCCTACAACTTTTCCATCTTTACCAATGATTTTTGTTGGCGCTACTAGATAATTTATCCTCACGCCCTCTTCTTCTGCCTCCAANNNNNNNNNNNNNNNNNNNNNNNNNNNNNNNNNNNNNNNNNNNNNNNNNNNNNNNNNNNNNNNNNNNNNNNNNNNNNNNNNNNNNNNNNNNNNNNNNNNNNNNNNNNNNNNNNNNNNNNNNNNNNNNNNNNNNNNNNNNNNNNNNNNNNNNNNNNNNNNNNNNNNNNNNNNNNNNNNNNNNNNNNNNNNNNNNNNNNNNNNNNNNNNNNNNNNNNNNNNNNNNNNNNNNNNNNNNNNNNNNNNNNNNNNNNNNNNNNNNNNNNNNNNNNNNNNNNNNNNNNNNNNNNNNNNNNNNNNNNNNNNNNNNNNNNNNNNNNNNNNNNNNNNNNNNNNNNNNNNNNNNNNNNNNNNNNNNNNNNNNNNNNNNNNNNNNNNNNNNNNNNNNNNNNNNNNNNNNNNNNNNNNNNNNNNNNNNNNNNNNNNNNNNNNNNNNNNNNNNNNNNNNNNNNNNNNNNNNNNNNNNNNNNNNNNNNNNNNNNNNNNNNNNNNNNNNNNNNNNNNNNNNNNNNNNNNNNNNNNNNNNNNNNNNNNNNNNNNNNNNNNNNNNNNNNNNNNNNNNNNNNNNNNNNNNNNNNNNNNNNNNNNNNNNNNNNNNNNNNNNNNNNNNNNNNNNNNNNNNNNNNNNNNNNNNNNNNNNNNNNNNNNNNNNNNNNNNNNNNNNNNNNNNNNNNNNNNNNNNNNNNNNNNNNNNNNNNNNNNNNNNNNNNNNNNNNNNNNNNNNNNNNNNNNNNNNNNNNNNNNNNNNNNNNNNNNNNNNNNNNNNNNNNNNNNNNNNNNNNNNNNNNNNNNNNNNNNNNNNNNNNNNNNNNNNNNNNNNNNNNNNNNNNNNNNNNNNNNNNNNNNNNNNNNNNNNNNNNNNNNNNNNNNNNNNNNNNNNNNNNNNNNNNNNNNNNNNNNNNNNNNNNNNNNNNNNNNNNNNNNNNNNNNNNNNNNNNNNNNNNNNNNNNNNNNNNNNNNNNNNNNNNNNNNNNNNNNNNNNNNNNNCACATACCCTTTTACATCTGCAATTTCCGAGTAAGTTAGAAGCTCTATATTTTTGTGCCTTCCAACTTCTGCCATTTTTGGAGTTAGAATACAAGAAGAGCAGTCTAAGGTAGGGAAAGTTTTATCCAGCTGTGCCATTCTGCCGCCAATACTCGGCTCTTTCTCTACCAAATAAACTTTAAAACCAGCATTCGCTATTTCTAAAGAAGTTTGCATACCTGCAATACCGCCGCCAATTACTAGCGCTGTTTGCGTTACATTCACTTCTTGCTCTTTTAAAGGCTCTGTCAGTGCAGCCCGCTTTACAGTGCCTGCTATAAGCGCCGTTGCCTTCTCAGTTGCATTAACTATGTCTTCATGCACCCAAGAACACTGCTCGCGAATATTAACCATTTCAAAACAGTACGGATTAAGACCTGCTTCTTTACATACCTCTCTGAAAGTAGGCTCGTGCATAGTCGGAGAGCATGACGCTACTATTACTCTATCCAAACCTAATTCGCTAATGTCTTTTTTTATTAGTGCCTGGCCTGGCTCTGAACACATGTATTTGTAATATCTGGCGGTTACTACCAGGGGTAAAGTTTTAGCGTATTCTATGACTTTTTCTACATTAACTGTAGAGGCAATATTCACACCGCATTCGCAAACGTAAACTCCTATTTTCATGTGGCAATCGTCCTTTTCCGTTATTTCTTCACCTTACCTAACGGTAGAACCTCGCGCCCATAACAGCGTTCTAATAAAACAGCTGCTGAACAATACCAAGCACAGAGCGCGCAGAAGATTCCTTCATAGCCAGCGATAATTTTTACAGATTGATTGAATTCACCAACCACCAATAAGAAGAATAGTATAGTTAATGTTATAAAAATCATGGCTATGCCCTTGGATAATCTAAGTGTTCCTATAATTCCCATGGTCAATGCAAAGCCGCCGAGTCCGAGCGCTACTGGCTTTGCTAATTCTTTTTCAGTCAATTTTTCTCTCACCTCTTTATCTTGCTCGCCCCAGCTCTTCTACAGCCTCGGGATTAGCAAGTGTAGAAATATCGCCAAGAGGATTACCTATCACCTTATCTCTAATTACACGCCTCATTATCTTGCCACTCCTTGTTTTAGGCACGTCATTAACAAACCACACTTCATCAGGTCTCGCTATTTTACCTAATTCTTTCACTACATGGTCTCTAAGCTCGTCTCTCAGTAAGTCATTTGGCTCTACGCCCTTTTTCAAAACTACAAATGCAACTATACTCTCGCCTTTTAGTTCATGCGGCTTGCCTATAACTGCTGCTTCAGATACTTTCTCATGACTTACTAAAGCGGATTCTATCTCAGATTGACCTATTCTATGGCCTGCAACTTTAAGTACGTCGTCACCTCTGCCAGGTATCCAGAAATAGCCATCTGCATCTATTCTTGCAATATCACCTGTTAAGTAGCCATCCTGATATTTGCTCCAATATATCTCTTTATATCTTTCAGGGTCTTTATAAAGTCCTCTAAACATTGCAGGCCAAGGCGATAGTAGCACTAAATTGCCGCCTGCACCCCTTACGGTTTTGCCTTCCTCATCACGTACATCTGCAGTGATTCCGGGTAATGGCTTAGTAGCATAGCCTGGTCTGAGCGGCGTAATAGGTAATGGAGAAACGCAGAAAGAACCTGTTTCTGTCTGCCACCAGGTATCCATAATAGGACATTTCTCTTTACCAATATTCTTATAATACCACATCCAAGCTTCTGGATTAATAGGCTCGCCAACAGTGCCCAGAAGCCTTAAAGAACCCAAGTCGTGCTTCTTTACCCAACCTTCGCCATAGCGCATAAAAAGTCTTATACTCGTGGGCGAAGTGTAAAAAACAGTTACTCTATATCTTTCTATGATAGCCCACCATCTATCAGGACCAGGATAGTCAGGAGCGCCTTCGT
This Candidatus Thermoplasmatota archaeon DNA region includes the following protein-coding sequences:
- a CDS encoding hydrogenase iron-sulfur subunit; this encodes MVFEPKIIAFCCNWCAYAGADLAGTSRIKYPPNVYIVRVMCSGRIEPAHILRALELGADGVLVAGCHPGDCHYISGNEKAEEKVKAVKKITELAGLKSERVRMEWISASEGKKFASVVQNFVDYLKTLGPNPIKLEKYYESKIIDIETLIKNTKAYYCLECGKCTSACQITKYYPGFSPRMIIEKALEELDKEIYSDKYLWQCTTCNLCGVKCPSEVQYVEFIKGARTKARKLGESGRCSKAGAMLSLMR
- a CDS encoding FAD-dependent oxidoreductase, with protein sequence MKIGVYVCECGVNIASTVNVEKVIEYAKTLPLVVTARYYKYMCSEPGQALIKKDISELGLDRVIVASCSPTMHEPTFREVCKEAGLNPYCFEMVNIREQCSWVHEDIVNATEKATALIAGTVKRAALTEPLKEQEVNVTQTALVIGGGIAGMQTSLEIANAGFKVYLVEKEPSIGGRMAQLDKTFPTLDCSSCILTPKMAEVGRHKNIELLTYSEIADVKGYV
- a CDS encoding acetate uptake transporter translates to MREKLTEKELAKPVALGLGGFALTMGIIGTLRLSKGIAMIFITLTILFFLLVVGEFNQSVKIIAGYEGIFCALCAWYCSAAVLLERCYGREVLPLGKVKK
- a CDS encoding FAD-dependent oxidoreductase, with product LEAEEEGVRINYLVAPTKIIGKDGKVVGLECIRMELGEPDETGRRKPVPIKGSEFIIDADMIIPAIGQETEINFLKANNFELTKKGTLSVDSNTLATNLKGIFAGGDLVRGPSTVVEAIADGYQAAVSIDKYLKGESLELKREEKHVVGIEEVDIKAVPKKARVKQLQLPAQERIKNFAEVNLGFTEQQAIEESKRCLNCAGCSECKECEKACEPKAIIYDQKEETLELEVGAIVVATGFDIFDASLKPEYGYGKYQEVITGLEFERLSSASGPTGGEIIINGKKPKKAIFIQCVGSRDKQVGNEYCSRVCCMYTAKQAHLIKEKIPDCEVIVCYTDVRAFGKGFEEFYDRVKNEGVIYRRGSVGEVYKKAGKVIVRGEDTLTGEVYEEETDLVVLATGLVQRKDSKELGTLLRTAYGTDGFFLEAHPKLRPVDSRVSGIFLAGCCQAPKDIPD
- a CDS encoding (Fe-S)-binding protein; the encoded protein is GIKPNRSTWLENLKTSQKGEYLYFAGCLPYYEELYKDIGFKGKEIVKSTVGVLNYLGITPAVMSEERCCGHDLLWQGETEEFEQLAKLNLEAVKKTNAHTVIFSCPECYRTFKKDYPEYVGELNFEVLHLSEFISALIRKGQLKIEKDDRRVTYQDPCRLGRHLGIYDAPRNILTTIFDDKFVEMERNKADSSCCGVSAWLNCDSNSKQIQLERIAEARATGADTLITACPKCQIHFRCAMYESETLEKIRKIEKIDVCDLAQVVFDRMRSKLWLERNLYW
- a CDS encoding CoB--CoM heterodisulfide reductase iron-sulfur subunit A family protein, with amino-acid sequence MNEQRIGVFVCHCGKNIGGFIDVPGVVDYAKTLPNVVHAEHNLYTCSEDGRKAIKKAIEEQDLNRVIVASCTPRTHEKLFRSTCKEAGLNPYLFEFVNIREHCSWVHMNEPERAIAKAKDLIRAGVAKARFLESLEELKIDVESKALVIGAGVAGLTASLTLANYGIETYLVEKEKELGGMVRQLNKLYFTNQAPLDFLKPLIEKVVKHKKIKVLTKSNIEDVEGYIGNYIVTISDHKRKLKLKVGTIIVAIGAIEYEPTDLYGYGKNENVITQLQLEKLLRAGKLTDVNNIIIIQCVGARGQVFSYCSRICCINAIKNAILIKETLPKTKISVLHNGIQIYGTEFEELYRKSRELGVRFKKYSSERLPEVVLENGKTKVKFYHELLNRTFEYDTDLVVLSTPLIQNPDAEKLSKFLKVPLGQDGFFAEAHVKLRPLEFATDGIYLCGTAHSPKDVKESTVQALGAASRASVPLINGYVLTEPTNAVVNKDRCSACGICIALCSYNAIERDEERRAKVIEAVCKGCGACSSACPSGAIKMNHFTDKQIYAQVSALL
- a CDS encoding FAD-dependent oxidoreductase produces the protein MARTKPVLVIGGGIAGIQASLDLAEKGMKVWLVERSPSIGGRMSQLDKTFPTNDCSICILSPKMAECYL
- a CDS encoding FAD-dependent oxidoreductase, translating into GVEIKTNTKIESITSLKGYDAVFVAIGAHKSRKLKIPGEELQGVLHGIIFLRDLNLNKKVKVGSKVVVIGGGNVAIDSARSALRLGAKEVFILYRRSRAEMPANEWEILEAEEEGVRINYLVAPTKIIGKDGKVVGLECIRMELGEPDETGRRKPVPIKGSEFIIDADMIIPAIGQETEINFLKANNFELTKKGTLSVDSNTLATNLKGIFAGGDLVRGPSTVVEAIADGYQAAVSIDKYLKGESLELKREEKHVVGIEEVDIKAVPKKARVKQLQLPAQERIKNFAEVNLGFTEQQAIEESKRCLNCAGCSECKECEKACEPKAIIYEQKEEILELEVGAIIVATGFEPYLPYELTEYGYGRYPDVLTALEYERILSASGPTEGKIIKRSNKKKPKTIAFIQCVGSRDMQHDHPYCCAVCCMHATKEAMITKEHEKDIDCWVFYTDLRALSKGFQEYVDRAKNEYGIKYIRAKPGRITGNGGSALRVWYEDTVTSELRTLNAELVVLATTLLPREDVREIASILGVELNEYGFFRIPNPLDAPVDTTREGIFVAGYCEAPKDIPESVAQGSAAAARAAEIIMRR
- a CDS encoding 4Fe-4S dicluster domain-containing protein, encoding AEALGIISNKKLFRSPAVAVVDEIICRGCGKCIEICEYKALELKETPEKRLVAQVNPAVCEGCGACSAACCNGAITVKHFANNQIIATIEGIMWSS